TACATTGGCAACAATACTAATAGCAACTGTATTTTTATTAGGGAATTgcatattttgattaattattaagtgtattaggataaaaattaaacataataatatatataaataaatggagtgaatgaaaactaaaaaaattaccttAATACAGTTTAAAACAAACGGTAGCACTAACATGTagctaaataattaattttttatttgacttgtttttaataaaaaaacaaactcaaatGCTATTCTCGTTCTCTCGTGGCTTCActcttttgaaaaattcaaaccctaGCCTCTGCAATTTCGACCGATTTTCAGTGAttagaaacaaaattattatcataattttcaTGGAAACCAGATCCGCAAAACGAAAGAAGTATTGGTTGGAAGGCGAGAATGGAATCGATAGAATTAGTGATCTCCCAGACGTTGTTCTTCAtcaaattctttttcatttacCCATCAAATCCATAGCGCAAACCAGCGTGTTATCGAAAAGATGGAGATCGTTGTGGATTTCATTCCCTGATCTTGACTTCACCTCTATTAATCCAATCGGTGTTACTTCAACGAATGCTCCAAATACGAAGCcgagtataaaaaataaaagattattattatGTCCGCATTCTTTTTCCGTTAAACGACTGGACTTCATTAGCCAGGTATTAGCTCTCCGCGACAAGCAATCCGATCTAAGGATCCTTCGTTTCCGTGCTCCTTTGAGCTTTTCACGTCTAAATGGCTTGATCCGTCTTGCCGTAAGGCAAAATGTGCAGGAATTAGACGTTGAAGTCGCCACCGACGATTACTTTAATTTCCCACGAAGTGTTCTCACCAGTGAATCATTGCGTGTCTTCAAGTTGCGATCTCGATACCCCGGTTTCCGTTTACTACCTCCGTCGGTCATGAAAGGTGGTTTCCAATCCCTCCACACCTTATCTTTATCCCTCGTTATTTTATACGATCAGCCCACACTTTCCGATTTGTTTACGGATTCATCGTTTCCTCGGCTCAAGAAATTGAACCTCGATGCTTGTTTTGGGTTGAAACAGCTTAAGGTTAGTTGCTTGGCACTAGAGGAATTCACGCTTGAAAATTGCTTCCAATTACATGGATTGGATGTTTCGG
The nucleotide sequence above comes from Gossypium raimondii isolate GPD5lz chromosome 13, ASM2569854v1, whole genome shotgun sequence. Encoded proteins:
- the LOC105781962 gene encoding putative F-box/FBD/LRR-repeat protein At4g03220, whose amino-acid sequence is METRSAKRKKYWLEGENGIDRISDLPDVVLHQILFHLPIKSIAQTSVLSKRWRSLWISFPDLDFTSINPIGVTSTNAPNTKPSIKNKRLLLCPHSFSVKRLDFISQVLALRDKQSDLRILRFRAPLSFSRLNGLIRLAVRQNVQELDVEVATDDYFNFPRSVLTSESLRVFKLRSRYPGFRLLPPSVMKGGFQSLHTLSLSLVILYDQPTLSDLFTDSSFPRLKKLNLDACFGLKQLKVSCLALEEFTLENCFQLHGLDVSGAKLKTLQVASCFDAYCDKSWVKINAPSLRVMVWEYNAITENSSLENLVSAHEASIGFFVLNEDFSVTKLRSVSNLLSALSRLHTLTLEGQCVEVLSSRNYIANLMHPFDQLQSLELQTGFNKHNLPGLAYLFKCSPSLHTLILKILNDYKIERRKWNKDLWDMPSSEEQFWESQSQALKPLLNNLSVVKIHGFLECENEVSLAKFLLKHGKALQEMTFFSGHCNYRDSLRRQKIRSQMMGFSRASSNAKIEFL